Proteins from a single region of Corylus avellana chromosome ca11, CavTom2PMs-1.0:
- the LOC132166677 gene encoding cytochrome P450 71AU50-like has product MAWTWTIAVLVMLAYLLREWAWKSGKKKKKLPPGPRGFPFFGSLHLLGKLPHRDLHRLAQKHGPIMYMRLGLVNAIVVSSPQAAEQFLKAHDRVFASRPPLEAAKHLSYEQKSLSFAPYGSYWRNIRKMCTLELLSNHKINSFKPIRQEELGLLIKFIREAAGDCAAIDLSAKVSSLSADMSCRMVFGKKYADEDLDKRGFKALIHEGMQVAATPNLGDYIPFIAPLDLQGLIRRMKAVSKIFDDFFEKIVDEHVQSQDQNKTKDFVDVMLSFMGSQESEYRIERPNIKAIILDMLVGSMDTSATVIEWALSELIKNPQVMKKVQKELEDVVGLERMVEESDLDGLEYLDMVLKETFRLHPLPLLLPHEAMEACTVNGFHIPKKSRIMVNVWAIGRDPIAWNDAEKFFPERFVGSNIDVRGRDFQLIPFGSGRRGCPGMQSGLTVVRLVVAQIVHCFDWELPNNMQPTELDMSEEFGLTTPRAKPLLAIPTYRLRH; this is encoded by the exons ATGGCTTGGACATGGACCATAGCCGTACTGGTGATGCTTGCTTATCTGCTGCGAGAATGGGCATGGAAAAGCggtaagaaaaagaagaaattaccTCCTGGTCCACGAGGGTTCCCTTTCTTCGGGAGCCTTCATTTGTTAGGAAAATTACCTCACCGCGATCTGCATCGGCTAGCACAAAAACATGGCCCCATCATGTACATGCGCTTAGGCTTGGTCAATGCCATCGTTGTCTCATCGCCTCAGGCAGCTGAGCAGTTCCTTAAAGCACACGACCGGGTGTTTGCTAGTAGACCCCCTCTTGAGGCTGCAAAGCACCTCTCTTATGAGCAGAAGAGCTTGTCCTTTGCTCCATATGGCTCTTATTGGCGCAACATACGGAAGATGTGCACCCTTGAATTGCTTAGCAATCATAAAATCAATTCTTTCAAACCCATTAGACAAGAAGAGCTTGGCCTTCTGATAAAGTTTATTCGAGAGGCTGCCGGCGATTGTGCTGCCATTGATCTGAGCGCGAAGGTTTCGTCTCTCAGTGCGGATATGAGTTGCCGTATGGTGTTTGGGAAGAAGTACGCGGACGAGGATCTTGATAAGAGGGGATTCAAGGCTTTAATCCATGAAGGCATGCAAGTAGCGGCAACTCCTAACCTTGGTGACTATATTCCTTTCATTGCGCCCCTTGATCTGCAGGGGCTGATACGACGGATGAAGGCTGTTAGTAAGATCTTTGATGACTTTTTTGAGAAGATCGTCGATGAGCATGTCCAATCCCAGGACCAAAATAAGACCAAGGACTTTGTTGATGTCATGTTGAGCTTCATGGGATCTCAAGAATCTGAGTACCGTATTGAACGCCCCAATATCAAAGCTATAATTCTG GACATGCTTGTAGGATCAATGGACACTTCAGCAACAGTAATTGAGTGGGCACTGTCAGAACTAATCAAGAATCCTCAGGTAATGAAGAAAGTTCAAAAGGAGTTGGAAGATGTGGTGGGGTTGGAGAGGATGGTAGAGGAATCAGACTTGGATGGGTTGGAATACTTGGACATGGTTTTGAAGGAAACCTTTAGGCTACATCCACTACCATTGTTGCTACCTCACGAGGCCATGGAAGCCTGCACAGTTAATGGCTTCCACATACCCAAAAAGTCTAGAATCATGGTAAACGTATGGGCAATTGGGAGAGACCCAATTGCTTGGAATGATGCAGAGAAGTTCTTCCCGGAAAGGTTTGTCGGAAGTAACATAGACGTCCGGGGACGAGACTTCCAACTGATTCCGTTTGGCTCCGGCAGAAGAGGGTGCCCGGGGATGCAATCAGGTCTAACTGTGGTTCGGCTAGTGGTGGCACAAATTGTCCATTGCTTTGATTGGGAGCTTCCTAATAACATGCAGCCAACTGAGCTGGACATGAGTGAAGAGTTTGGTCTTACAACTCCAAGAGCAAAGCCTCTACTTGCAATTCCTACTTATCGCCTACGCCATTGA
- the LOC132165659 gene encoding cytochrome P450 71AU50-like: MPTAMAWTWTIATVLVMLAYLLREWAWKSSSKMKKLPPGPRGFPFFGNLHMLGELPHRDLHRLAQKHGPIMYLRLGLVNAIVVSSPLAAEQFLKAHDQVFATRPPLEAAKHLSYEQKSLSFAPSGSYWRNIRKMCTLELLSNHKINSFRPMRKQELGLLIKFVREAAAAASGGDCAAVDLSAKVSSLSADMSCRMVFGKKYADEDLDEKGFKALIHEGMQVAATPNLGDYIPFIAPLDLQGLTRRMKAVSKIFDDFFEKIIDEHVESQDENKTKDFVDVMLNFMGSQESEYRIERSNIKAIILDMLVGSMDTSATVIEWALSELMKNPQVMKKLQKELEVVVGLERMVEESDLDGLEYLDMVLKEIFRLHPIPLLLPHEAMEDCTVNGFHIPQKSRVIVNIWAIGRDPSVWNDAEKFFPERFVGSNVDVQGRDFQLIPFGSGRRGCPGMQLGLTVVRLVVAQLVHCFDWELPNNMQPNELDMTEEFGLTTPRAKHLLAIPTYRLHI, from the exons ATGCCCACCGCCATGGCTTGGACATGGACCATAGCCACAGTACTGGTGATGCTTGCTTATCTCCTCCGAGAATGGGCATGGAAAAGCAGCAGCAAGATGAAGAAATTACCTCCTGGTCCAAGAGGGTTCCCTTTCTTCGGGAACCTTCACATGTTGGGGGAATTACCTCACCGTGATCTGCATCGACTAGCCCAAAAGCATGGCCCCATCATGTACTTGCGCTTAGGCTTGGTGAATGCCATTGTTGTCTCATCGCCTCTGGCTGCGGAGCAGTTCCTTAAAGCACACGACCAGGTGTTTGCTACTAGACCCCCTCTTGAGGCCGCAAAGCACCTCTCTTATGAGCAGAAGAGCTTGTCCTTCGCCCCATCCGGCTCCTATTGGCGCAACATACGCAAGATGTGCACCCTCGAATTGCTTAGCAATCACAAGATCAATTCCTTCAGACCCATGAGAAAACAAGAGCTTGGGCTTCTGATAAAGTTTGTTCGAGAGGCTGCGGCCGCGGCCAGCGGCGGCGATTGTGCTGCCGTTGATCTGAGCGCCAAGGTTTCGTCTCTCAGCGCCGATATGAGTTGCCGTATGGTGTTTGGGAAGAAGTACGCGGACGAGGATCTTGATGAGAAGGGATTCAAGGCTTTAATCCATGAAGGCATGCAAGTGGCGGCAACTCCGAACCTCGGTGATTATATTCCTTTTATTGCGCCGCTTGATCTGCAGGGGCTAACACGGCGGATGAAGGCGGTTAGTAAGATATTCGATGACTTTTTTGAGAAGATCATTGATGAACATGTCGAATCCCAGGATGAAAATAAGACCAAGGACTTTGTTGATGTCATGTTGAACTTCATGGGATCTCAAGAATCTGAGTACCGTATTGAACGCTCCAATATCAAAGCTATAATCCTG GACATGCTTGTAGGCTCAATGGACACTTCAGCAACAGTCATTGAGTGGGCATTGTCAGAACTAATGAAGAATCCTCAAGTAATGAAGAAACTTCAGAAGGAGTTGGAAGTTGTGGTGGGGTTGGAGAGGATGGTAGAGGAATCAGACTTGGATGGCTTGGAGTACTTGGACATGGTTTTGAAGGAAATCTTCAGGCTACACCCAATACCATTGTTGCTACCTCACGAAGCCATGGAGGATTGCACAGTTAATGGTTTCCACATACCCCAAAAGTCTAGAGTCATAGTAAACATATGGGCAATTGGGAGAGACCCAAGTGTTTGGAATGATGCAGAGAAGTTCTTCCCGGAAAGGTTTGTCGGAAGTAATGTCGACGTCCAGGGACGGGACTTCCAACTTATTCCGTTTGGCTCCGGTAGAAGAGGCTGCCCGGGGATGCAATTGGGTCTAACGGTGGTTCGGCTAGTGGTGGCACAGCTTGTCCATTGCTTTGATTGGGAGCTTCCAAATAATATGCAGCCAAATGAGTTGGACATGACTGAGGAGTTTGGTCTTACAACTCCAAGGGCCAAGCATCTACTTGCAATTCCTACTTATCGCCTACACATATAA